One Thermodesulfobacteriota bacterium DNA segment encodes these proteins:
- a CDS encoding SDR family oxidoreductase, with product MKIAIVTGGSRGLGKSMCLHIADGGHDVLLTYRSRKDEADAVVSGIQKKGRKAAALKLDAGDSASFGAFAESVRSMLGEAWGRDNFDFLVNNAGIGISAPVTETTEEQFDTLCNIHLKGVFFLTQKLLPLMADGGGIVNVSTGLARFTLPGYAAYASMKGAVEVLTRYMAKELGPRGIRVNTIAPGAIETDFEGGAVRDNEHINAFIASQTALGRVGLPDDVGSAVAALLSDDARWINGQRVEVSGGMFL from the coding sequence ATGAAAATCGCAATCGTAACCGGTGGGAGCAGGGGACTCGGGAAGAGCATGTGCCTTCACATAGCCGACGGGGGGCACGACGTCCTGCTGACATACCGCAGCCGTAAGGACGAGGCGGATGCCGTCGTCTCCGGGATTCAAAAGAAGGGCCGGAAGGCCGCGGCTCTCAAGCTCGACGCCGGAGATTCCGCGTCGTTCGGCGCTTTCGCCGAGTCGGTAAGGAGCATGCTCGGAGAAGCCTGGGGCAGGGACAACTTCGATTTCCTCGTCAACAATGCGGGTATAGGGATAAGCGCTCCTGTAACGGAGACTACGGAGGAGCAGTTCGACACCCTCTGCAACATTCATTTAAAGGGCGTTTTCTTCCTGACGCAGAAGCTTCTCCCTCTCATGGCGGACGGCGGGGGCATCGTGAACGTGTCCACGGGCCTCGCGCGCTTCACTCTCCCGGGCTATGCCGCCTACGCGTCGATGAAAGGGGCGGTAGAGGTTCTCACCCGCTACATGGCAAAGGAGCTCGGCCCGAGGGGAATCAGGGTGAACACGATCGCGCCCGGCGCGATAGAGACTGATTTCGAAGGCGGCGCGGTGAGGGACAACGAGCACATCAATGCATTCATCGCCTCGCAGACGGCCCTCGGAAGGGTGGGGCTTCCGGACGACGTAGGGAGCGCCGTCGCGGCGCTTTTGTCGGACGACGCGCGCTGGATAAACGGGCAGCGCGTCGAAGTCTCCGGCGGTATGTTCCTATAG
- a CDS encoding SDR family oxidoreductase, translating into MSRSIEGKVIAITGASSGIGEATARLLAGSGARVVLGARRTERLEGIVRDIRGKGGTAEFRELDVRSREDTAAFVDFAGEKFGWLDVIFNNAGVMPLSPMSALKTDEWDNMIDVNIRGVLNGIAAALPVMEAQGGGHIINNASIGAHVVVPTGAVYCGTKYAVWAISEGLRQESKNVRVTIISPGVIETELGSDITDDTAKGALEEFRKISLTPDAIAGAVLYAASQPDNVDVNEIIVRPTASAF; encoded by the coding sequence ATGAGCAGAAGCATTGAAGGTAAGGTTATCGCGATCACGGGGGCCAGCAGCGGAATAGGCGAGGCCACGGCGCGGCTTCTTGCCGGGAGCGGCGCGAGGGTAGTCCTCGGCGCACGCCGCACGGAGAGGCTCGAAGGCATAGTGAGAGACATACGGGGAAAGGGCGGCACGGCGGAGTTCAGGGAGCTAGACGTCAGGAGCCGCGAAGATACCGCGGCATTCGTCGATTTCGCCGGGGAAAAATTCGGGTGGCTGGACGTTATATTCAACAACGCCGGCGTTATGCCGCTTTCGCCGATGAGCGCGCTCAAGACGGACGAATGGGATAACATGATAGACGTCAACATACGCGGGGTTCTAAACGGCATTGCAGCGGCGCTTCCGGTCATGGAGGCCCAGGGCGGCGGGCATATAATCAACAACGCATCCATAGGCGCGCACGTGGTCGTGCCGACGGGGGCCGTGTACTGCGGGACGAAATATGCCGTATGGGCGATTTCCGAGGGGCTCCGCCAGGAATCTAAAAACGTGCGCGTCACGATCATATCGCCGGGCGTGATCGAGACCGAGCTCGGCTCGGACATCACGGACGACACCGCGAAGGGCGCCCTCGAAGAGTTCAGGAAGATATCGCTTACGCCGGATGCGATTGCCGGGGCGGTGCTTTACGCGGCGTCGCAGCCGGACAACGTGGACGTAAACGAGATTATCGTTCGCCCGACAGCGAGCGCTTTTTGA